The genomic interval ATGATCGGTTAGTTGTCCGAACAACTGCATTCGGGTTCTCCTTAATCCGATATCAAATGTTTCATCTGTTGGTTCTCCCAACACCATGGTACCGGGATTACTCTGATTATATCTCAGCCAGGCCTGGTTTAAAAAGGTGGCTTTGATGTAATATTTTCCGTCTTCAGAAAAATTCTTTTTTAATTCAGGTATCTGCGCCATCACCCCGTGGGTGAATTGAACAGTGCTTATTAACAGAATAAAAAATAATTTTTTTGTTTTCATCTTCAGGTATGTGATACTTTTTTTCGTGCTGCTGCCGGATGCGATGAGAATGGATTAAAATTTTCCAGTCCTACCACTTTAATTTCTCCTCCGGTAGAGTGATATTCTTCTTCGAACAAATGCAATTGCTCCATGAATGAATGATCCACAAATACACAGTCGGAAAAATCGAAGGTGAGGTGATGTCCACCCGGAATTGTTTCCCATAATTTTTTATAGCCAAGAAAGTTTGAAAAAATAGCGGCATCGTGTATTTGGATGTCGATATGCTTTCCATGTTCTTTCATGGTGTACCGTGCTTTAAACAAAGAACGAAGTGGTGCTCCGTTAACAACCTGAATAATCAGCTTGGTTAAAATTCCTGCAGCTACACCTAACAATAAATCTTCGGCAACAGTAACAATGATTGTAACAAGAAAAATGGCTAATTGTTCTGCACCGATTTTATAGGTTCCGATAAATTCTTTTGGACTTGCCAAACGATAAGCAACAAAAATCAACATTGCCGCCAATGCTGCATTAGGAATCATTTCAATCACTGGTATCATGGCCAGCATAGCGATAAGCAGAAAAAATCCGTGAAAGAAATTAGCCCATCTTGTTTTTCCGCCATTGTTTACATTGGCCGAAGAACGAGCAACTTCAGAAATCATAGGGAGTCCACCCAACAATCCACTGAATGCATTACCTACTCCTACTGCAACTAAATCTTTATTATAATCCGATTTTCGTTTATATGGATCCATCCCGTCGATCGCTTTTACCGTGAGTAACGATTCGATGGTATTGACAAACAAAAACATGAATACAAACTTCCAGAATGTTAACGTACCTATTGCTGCGAAACTGGCATTGAATCCGAGTGTTCCCCAGAAATCGCCGATTTTTACCAATGAAAAGGGCTTACCGCTATGATCGTGCACAGAGGATAATCCCATATAAGCTGCCATTGGTACTGCAATGAGTAATACAATCATTGGTGCCGGTATTTTTTTAAATACGCCTCCCATGGCTGGAAGAATAAACATGATGAGGAGCGACAACAATCCGATGGTTGCAATGCTTCCATTGGCATTTGCAATGAAGTTGGGGATATGTTCATATAATTGAATCGGCGTCATTCCTTTTGTCATGGATGGATCTACTCCCAATAAAACCGGAAACTGTTTTGCAAAAATTAAAATTCCAATAGCTGCTAACATCCCGTGTACTGCAGAGTGAGGGAAAAAATCACTGAGTGATCCGAATTTTAATAAACCAAATCCGATTTGAATTAGTGCAGCAACTACTGCCGCTCCCAAAATCAAATGCCAACCTTCTGTTTTATCGCCACCCCCTAATTCCGACATAGCTATAACGCCGCCGGCACAAATGGTGATAAGTCCTGCAGCAGGCCCTTTAATCGTTAATCGCGAACCGGCGAAAAAACTAACGAGTAATCCACCGATCATAGCCGTTAACACTCCCATGGCAGGCGGAAACTCACTGGCTTTTGCAATTCCCAAACTAAGTGGTAATGCGAGGAGAAAGACAAGGAATCCCGACATCATATCGGATTTCCAGTTTTGAACTAATCCTTTAATTCCATCTAACGGAATGGATTTGGAATGGTTTTTATGTTGATTTGAAGATGACATTTGGACGAAATTTTTTGTTGATTTCGTTCAATCGAATTTCAGTCATCAGTTGGCACAAGGAATAAAAGACACAGGCGGCGATTACGAACAGGATTTTGCTTGGTGCCCCTGTAAGCATGGCGAATGAGGAAAGAACGAGACTTAATCCAGGAATACTTCTGCAAGATTAACTGTCCGGTAACCGACACCCATATCTTTTTTTCTGTATGCGAGATGTTGATCAGACATCACTGATTGTTTTCTTAAGTGAAAACGAACTTGATTTAATTGAACGTTGAATAAAAAAGCTTGTTCCATATTACAGGAACGGGACGTTTCAATTCATCAAATCAGTAATGTTCGCAATTGAATAAAGCGTGGTGTGGAAATAAAAGATAAATCAGCGAAGTAAGAAGCGTGATAACCGCTATTGCTGAAAGTAGAATGAAAAGTGAAATTACAGGGCTCAGAATAAAATACCGGTAATGCAGGGAATCGCAATCCGTCCGTATCCGTTTCTTCGAGATCTTCCAGTTCTCTTAGATCAAACAGAAAATCTTTCTTCTGTTCATCGCCGCCCATTTGAACGGAACCTTCTGAAGTTTTAACACTAAGCTCATGAAGGTAGGATCCTACATATGGCAATGTAAAAACCAATAAATGGTAGGTCGCCAATAACAGAACGACAGCACGCAGGTTTTTGATTTTTAAAATGCTCATAATTCACTGTAAATATTGCCCTTTTTTTAAGCAATGGAAATCCTTTTAACAAAAAAATAACCGAATATAGAAGTATTACTATTCCGAAAAAGTCGCAAACCACTGATTACCAGTAGTAAAAAAATAATAAATCGATGGCAATTTCAATTTGTTTATTTTGCGGTAAATAAGAATGAAATAGCAATGAAAATCGGTGTTATTGGCGGAGGTAGCTGGGGAACAGCCATTGTAAAGTTGTTGAGCAACAATTTAGACCATGTTTACTGGTGGGTTCACACGAGTGAAAGTGTTGAGCATATCCGTAAGTTCCATCATAATCCACGCTATTTGCAATCGGTAGAATTCGATCCGGGGAAACTGATCGTTACTAACCGGCTGGAAGAAATCGTACCGCAATGCGATATTCTGATCATGGCAACACCTGCTGCATTTCTTCAATCGGTTTTTGAAAAATATCCGAAAGAAAATTTCAAGGGGAAAATAATTTTCTCTGCCATCAAGGGTATGATTCCGGAATTAAATATTATTCCTGCCGATTATTTTAATCAGGTGCTTGGCGTTCCTATGGATAAGATCGGAATTATATGCGGTCCTTGTCACGCCGAAGAAGTGGCCCTGGAGCGACTAAGCTATTTAACCATTGCCTGCTCCGATACACAAAGCGCACAAGTGATGGCCGATCATTTAAGTTGTCGCTATTTACGCACTACGGTTTCTGATGATTTATTGGGAACGGAATTATCGGCGGTATTAAAAAATATTTATGCCATTGCATCCGGTATTTGCGGAGGTGTAGGCTACGGCGATAATTTTCAGGCTGTGTTAATTTCGAATGCAAGTGTAGAAACTGCACGATTCATTGATGTTGTTCATCCGATACACCGCGATGTAAAATCGAGTGCTTATCTGGGAGATTTATTGGTGACCGCCTATTCTAAATTTTCGCGAAACCGCACGTTCGGATACATGATTGGTAAAGGTTATTCCGTAAAAGCCGCCCAATTAGAAATGGAAATGGTTGCAGAAGGTTATTATGCCGTAAAAAGTATTGTAGAAATGAACAAAAAGTACAATGTAGATATGCCCATTGTACAATGTGTTTACAATATTATTTACGAAAAAATTTCTCCTGCTGTTGAAGTCCGCATTCTCAGTGATAAATTATCTTAAGCAAAATTCGTTTCAGTTTTATTTCTGAATCAACACTTTTCCAGCAAAACTTCCATCGATACGGATAAAGTAAATTCCATTGGATAAAGCAGAAACATCCATGGAAACATTTCCGGTTAGAGAACCACTCCATGAATTTTCAATTTGACCCGTTGCGTTAAATACTTCCACCTGTTTAAATGCAGATGCGGAAGAAATCACCATTCGATCGCTGGCGGGATTCGGATAAATAGAGAAACTACTCCCAACATTTTCTTCTACACCAACCACACAATTTAAACTGTTAAATGTCGATCCCAATGTGGCAGAAAAGAGACCAGTACCGTTTGGACAACGCTGCATGGAGATATCTGCTGTTTGCGCAGAAAACACAGAACTATCCAATACAGTTCCATCTGCTTTATTCAGATAAATACTTTCACCGGAAGCCGACAATTTAAAATTAGCATGGTACTCCAATGAAGAAGTATCCTGATCGCACCAGACAATTAAAAATGAACTGGGAGCAATAGTGGTGGCAGAGGGAAACGCCCATTTCGTAGGATTCGTTGCATCATCTGTTAAATACAAACCGAACAAACTTAATGTTGAAGTTGAATTGTTATATAGTTCCACCCAATCGCCGAACTTTCCATTGGCATTAGCAACTGTTGCGGTATTTTGTGCCATGTATTCATTAATGACCAGATCGCCGGAATTTAAATTGGAAACAGCGGCATCAATGGTATAAAATTCATATTCCGCACGTGCCGGAGAAAATAATCCTGCATTGTTGTTTTCAGTATAAATATAATATTGCATCTGTGCGCTGCCGCAAATAAAATAAGCTCCAAAAACACCATCTCCTGCTGCACCATCGTGATGCAAACCATCATCCATCATTTGTGTTTTATTAAATATTTCTGATTCATGATAACGATATCCTAAATAAGAGTACACCTGATTACTGATTTGTGCAGTAATCCACACTGTATCATTCAGGGTTGGAGAAGCCGGCGCATAGTTGATGTTGGACAACACCGGTGATACTTGTTGAAACTCCGTGGTGGAATTTAAATAGGTTGCCCGTGCATTCATCAACAAGGAAATACCGGGAATTGTCATTGGTCCGCTCGTTACACTTGTTGTAAGCGAATTCTGAAACTGCGTGTAGGTAAAAAATTTATAGGGGTCCGACTGCACTGCTGTATCAATAAGCGTCATGTAATCCTGCGCCATAGTTACATAGGCTCCATTAGTGAAAAACTCATTGGTAATGGTTTTCATGTGCGCAATATACATTCGTTTGTAGCGTGCGTCGCTGAGGATGTTTTTTATTAGGGGACGATTGGTGCTGGTGGAGTGTAGGGTTGGACTCATGTTCTGTTCTTGCGTTACAGAAAGTGGAGCACCAATTCCGGTCATGTTAAACCCACCAAAGCACATGTTCAAGTCCCAGATGATGGAATTAAATCTCCCATTATCATCCAGGTATTCGTAATAGTTTTGAGCAAAAGAACCGGTATAGCTGTCCAGATTTACAAGCACGTTATTAAATGCAAGCATCCAGATGGCACGGTCGATATCCATTATCTTTTCAATATTGCTGAAATTATTATTGAGAGAATCGCATAAACGGATTAAATCGGTCCAGCCAAAATCGGATTTAATTTCATACTTCGAATAGTATAAAGTACTATCCGTTCCCAGATACGATAGATTAGGGAGATTCCCTCCGCCAACAGTTTGCGGATTACATTTTACCAATGTATTCCCGAAAGAATAAAAATGCGTACCTACAAAATCTTTATTTATGGATTCTGCGTTACTATATAATCCTCTTAAACTTCCGTTAATATATACCTGAGCAAAATTACATTTTGGAGCATGCATGTAATTGCGAAGAATTTCATAAGAAAGCACTTCTCTAAACATGGATGGATCGGAAAACCCATTGCCTAATTTAATATCGGAAATTCCATTATAGGTGGTGTTGTGGGTATAATCCAACTCAATATGCAAAGGGTTCTTATTATTGTTGGCATTATAGGAACTGTTTCCTTTATATTTTACCCCCACCGAATCAAATTGTACGCCATTCACTTTTACCCACTCGGCCACAATATATCCTTCACTGCCTGCTTTGGCTGTGTCCAATTGATAATCCCAATTCGACTGTGTAAAGTAGATTTCTATTTTCTGAATATCCGGGCCATATAAATCCGTTTGTGCATTAACGGAAAGCATGCCGCAGAAAAATGCGATAAGTAAAGTAGGACGAATCATCATTGCCATTTTTGCTATTTCATGCAATAACGGTCAATTTCATTTTACATTTTGGTAATATATACCAAACATTAAAAATTGAAGATAAAATCATCTTCCCCAATGAGGAACGGTTAACGCATTTTATCGATGTACTCGAATAACAAGGCTTTTTGATTATCAGAATAGGGCACTTCTCGATCGTTGACCAAAACAAATCCTTTTTTAACGGCTTTGATTTTATCCAATGAAACAATAAAGGATTTATGTATGCGTAAAAAGCCCTTTCCTTCGAGCCGGCTCTCCATGTTTTTCATACTCATGCGGGTCACCAAAGGACGTGCTTGTCCGCTAAGATGAATTTTAATATAATCTTTTAATCCTTCCACCAAATAAATTTCATCGTAATGGACACGAATCAATTTATGATCCGCGTTTACGAAAAAATAATCTTCAGAAACAGAAGTGTCGACAAGCTCCGAATCTGTAGTTGGGTTGCGTAGTTCGAATAAATCTTTCGCTTTTAAAACGGCCTTTTCGAATCGATTAAAAGAAACCGGTTTAACCAGATAATCAACCAATGATAATTCATATCCCTCAAGAGCAAAATCGGGATATGCACTAAGGATAATTGCCATCGGTGGATGCTGAATTCCTTTTAAAAAATTAATACCGTTAATACCCGGCATTTGAATATCGAGAAAAATTAAATCGACTTTATGATCCGCCAAAGCCTGAGTTGCCTCTCTGGCATTATTGCAGGTGGCCACTAATTCTAAATAAGGAATCCTCCGGATATTATCCGCCAGCAAATCCAAAGCCAGTGCTTCATCGTCGACCGCAATACATTTAATCATGATCTGGAATATGTAGGATTACAACAAATTCGTTATTGATTGAAGTGATATTTAAATCATGGTTTCCGGGATACGTTAAATCCAATCGTTTTTTGGTGTTGGAAATCCCGATTCCGCTTGTCCTTTCCCTCGCCGACTGCGGATCGTAAGAGTTTCTGACTTCGAGAACAATCTGTTGATTACTCTGCGTTATTTTTATACTGATTTCAATTCGTTCGCAACTTGCGCTGTGTTTAAATGCATTTTCTACAAATGGAATAAATAACATGGGCGGAATCATGGTTGCTTCAAAGCCCGTAACATGTGCTTCAAAATGAATATCTGCACGATTACCAAAACGCATTTTTTGCAAATCGATATAATCTGAAATATAATCGATTTCTTTTTTTAGGGTTACACGATCTGCGTCCGATTCGTACAACATGTATTGCATTAAACCGGAAAGCTTAATCATCATCGGTTCGAGATCATCCGATTTTTTCCTGGCCAGTGATACAAATCCATTTAACACATTAAAAAGAAAATGCGGTGCAACCTGAGATCTTAAAAATGAAGTTTGGGTAATCAGATTTTCACGGATTAAATTTTCCTGTCGTTTTTCAAACTGCATGCGCTCAAGCACCAACCAGTAAATGGTACTAAGTGTTACAAACAATACAGGAGGAAAAAACCACATGCCAAAAGGTATTCCATGATGTGGTTCTTCAATGCCCATTCTTATTTCCATCAACTCGTGCTCATCCAATTCACGATGACGATGATGTCCGGGATGAAATTGCCAGGTGATCAGATAGCTGATGGAAAGTATAACCAATAAAAACAGACCATAATACACATACTTCTTTTCCTGAATGAGTTTGGGAAGTAAAAAATAAGCATTCACGTAAAATACGGTCACTAAAAACCCATCACTAATAAGGGAATGGAGGAAATGTCCCCCATGAAAAATAAACCTTCCCTCGATAAGCGCATAACTTTCCGGGAGCAAAAAAAACAATGCCCAAAAAAGTATATGGAGGTAATAGTTCGACTTCATGCTTACTGCAAACAACGGAAATATGAATGAAATATCATGCTAAATGAAGGCTATTCGACGAAAGTGGAAAAAGTCGCGACGTCTAGCCCGGTTTTGATTTAGACAGGGAATTAAAATATTCCAACAACACCTTGGTTTTAGCCGGACCAATGACTTCCGCAATTTTAGATTCTTCAGCTTCTTTCAGTCGTTTTAAGGATTTAAACACCTTCATTAATTGCTCCATGGTTTTTTCACCAATTCCGGGAATGGAGGTTAATTCACTTTGAATAGCTCCTTTACTTCGCCGGTTGCGGTGATGAGTAATTCCAAAACGATGCGCTTCATTCCGCATGTGTTGAATTACTTTTAAGGATTCAGATCGTTTATCGATATACAACGGAAGACTGTCGCCCGGATAATAAATTTCTTCCAATCGTTTGGCTATACCCACAATGGCAATTTTTCCGCGAAGTCCTAATTTCTCTAAACTATTTAATGCAGCACCTAATTGACCCTTTCCACCATCAATAACAATTAACTGGGGTAATTCCTGTTTTTCTTCCAATAAACGGGAATAACGTCTGAAAATGACTTCCTCCATTGTAGCAAAATCATCCGGTCCTTCTACCGTCTTTACATTAAAATGGCGATAATCTTTTTTGCTCGGTTTTGCATTTTTAAAAACCACACAAGCAGAAACCGGATTTGTACCCTGAATATTGGAATTATCGAAACATTCAATGTGTCGAGGAAGTTCCGTCAACCGCAAATCTTTTTTCATCGTCTCCAAAATGCGCTCGGTAGATCGTTCAGGATCTTTAACACTTTCCTGACGATGTTTGTCCATCATGTAATACCGTGCATTTCTCTCCGATAATTCGAGTAACTGCTTTTTATCGCCACGCTGGGGAACAGTAACTAAAATCTGATCGTATTCCAGTTCAAACGGAACGATGATTTCTTTCGCATCACTTTGAAATTTTTGACGCAACTCCGTTATGGCAATGGTGAGAATTTCATCATTGGGCTCATCGAGCATTTTTTTAATTTCCAGTGTATGACTCTGAACGATTGAACCATCGATAACCCTAAAATAATTAACGTAAGCAAACTTATCGTCGTTAACAATGGAAAACACATCCACATCACTCACTGTGGAAGAAACCACCGTAAATTTTGATCTGTAATTTTCGAGAATATCAATTTTCGTTTTTAATTCCTGTGCTTTTTCAAATGCCAACTCCTGACTGTAAATTTTCATTTTCTCGCGAAGCTGTTTTAATACCTGCGACGTATTCCCCTTGATCAGATAACGGATATCGGCAATCATCTCATCATATTCTTCTTCACTTTGTTTGGCTTCGCAGGGTCCTTTACAATTTCCAATATGGTACTCAAGACAAACCTTGAACTTCTTTTTTGCGATATTTTCTTCGGAGAGATTGAGCTGACAGGAACGGATGGGATACATTTGGCGGATTAATTCCAGCAAGGACCACATCATCTTTACATTAGCGTAGGGTCCAAAATAACTGGAACCATCTTTTTCCTTTCTTCGCGTATGATACACCCGGGGGAAAGCTTCATTCGAAATACAAATCCATGGATAGGTTTTATCATCACGCAACATGACGTTGTAACGCGGACGAAGATTTTTAATCAGATTGTTCTCCAGCAAAAGCGCATCGAGTTCCGTCTCCGTTACAATGACTTTCAGATCCACAATTTTGGAAACCATAATGGTGATTCTTCCGCTATCGTGTTCCTTATTAAAATAAGAACTAACTCTTTTTTTAAGATTTTTAGCTTTTCCTACATAAAGAAGTTTGCCTTCAATATCGAAATACTGATATACACCGGGAGAATCCGGTAAAAGCGAAACTTTTTGTTTGAGGTCCTCCTCCATGTAAAAAAATTATTTTCCGGTGCTTCCGAATCCCCCTTCACCACGTGCAGTTTCTGTTAACACCTCCACCTCTTCCCATTCTGCGCGTTCGTGTTTGGCAATAACTAATTGGGCAACTCGTTCTCCGTTTACAATCTGAAATTCTTCTGCACTTAAATTAATCAGAATTACACCAATTTCTCCTCTGTAATCTGCATCTACGGTACCCGGACTGTTCAACACGGTAATTCCTTTTTTTAACGCTAATCCTGAACGCGGGCGAACTTGTGCTTCATAACCAACCGGAAGTTCAATAAATAAACCCGTAGGAATTAATCGTCGCTCTAAGGGTTTTAACAATACCGTTTCAGTTAAGTTGGCACGTAAATCCATTCCGGCTGATGCAATGGTTTCATAAGTCGGAAGCGAATGCGAAGATTTATTAATGATTTTGATTTTCATGGGTCAATTTTTTTGGTTTTTCCATCATCCATACTACGGCGACAAATAAAATTAATAAGAACGAATGAATGATAAAACGTTGAAGTCCCCACTCCATATCTATCCATGTACTCGCAAAATAAATGGCGAATGCAAGCGACAAATAAAAAATGCTTTTCCAAATTTTATAAGGAACGGGGTAAAATTTCTGTCCGAGAAAATAGCTAATCAACATCATGCTTCCGTAGCAGATAAAAGTGGTCCATGCCGACGCTACATAAGCGTATTCCGGAATAAAAATATAATTGAGTACCAAAGTAAGCGTTGCACCAAAAATGGCGATGTAGGCCCCATACATGGTATGTCCGCTTAACTTATACCAAATACTTTGGTTGTAATAAATTCCTAAAAAGATATTAGCGAATAATAACACTGGAACAATGTGCAATGCTTTCCAGTAATTTTCATTGGGAACAAAATGTTTAAGGACATCGATATACAACATCACTCCCAGAAAAATTACAGCACAAACAATTACAAAATAATTCATCACGCGTGCATAAACCTCTCTTGAATTCTTTTCTTTCTCCTGAGCAAAAAAGAAAGGTTCCGCTGCATAACGAAAGGCCTGAATGAATAAGGTGATTATAATGGATAGTTTATAAATGGCACTATAAATTCCAACCTGAGCAGATGCTGCTTCTTCACCGATTTTGGGAAGTAAAATATGTTTCAGCATGATCCGGTCGATGGTTTCATTGATCATCCCCGCAAATCCCGCTACCAAAAGTGGTAATCCGAACAACAGCATTTTCTCGAGTAAAGAAAAACTCCATTTGCCAAAAGCTAAAATCATTTCAGGCGCCAGCAAAATGAATTTGACAAAACTCGAAATCAGATTTGCAATAAAAACATATCCCACGCCGATGGAAGGATCATAAAACGTTTCGGTGAGCCAGTTGGATTGTCCGGATTTTACCAGTGGCATACAATAGGCCAGAAAAAATAAATTTAAACCGATATTGACAAGAACACTGAGAATATTGACCACCGCAAATCGAACCGCTTTTCCTTCGGCACGCAGATAAGCCATTGGAATGGAGGATAGCGCATCTAATCCCACCACAATGGAAAACCAGACTACATATTCAGGATGTTCTTTATATCCGAGTAAATCGGCTAATGGAACAGCAAATAAAATACAGGTAAAAATGAATACGGAAGAAGAGCTGAACAATGTCCAGAACGTGGTAGCAAATACACTGCGCTTATTGAATTCGTCCTTGGAGTAAAAACGGAAAAAAGCCGTCTCCATTCCATAGGTGAGAAAAATAATAAGAAAGGAAACATACGCATACATTTCACTAATAACACCATATTCCGATTCAGAAAAAACAGAACTGCTGGTGTGAAGTGGTGTAAGAAGGTAATTCAGAAAACGCGCAACAATGGAACTCAATCCATAAATTGCCGTTTGCGATGCCAGTTTTCTGATTACACTCATAGAGAAAGAAAAAAGCCCACCCGAAGGCAGGCTGATTGATTAATTTTATTTTCCGCTGAATTGTGGCTTTCTTTTTTCAAGAAATGCTGTTGTACCTTCCTTAAAATCTTCGGTGCCGAAACATTTTCCAAATTCTTTCACTTCCTCCTGCATACCATCCATGCCGGCAATAAATCCTGCATTAACAGCACGAATTGCACTAGCAATGGCCGAAGGAGAATTTTTCATCACCTTATTGGCAATTTCCTCACATTTTGCTATCAATTCGGCTTGTGGTGTTACATAATTAACTAAACCGTATTGCAATCCTTCTGCAGCTGTAATCATTCCCGCCGTAAAAATCATTTCGAACGCTTTTCCTTTTCCCACCAATTGAGCAAGGCGTTGCGTTCCACCATAACCCGGAATTACACCGAGTGATACTTCGGGCAATCCCATTTTTGCATTATCTGATGCAACACGAATGTGACAACTCATGGCCAGTTCGAGTCCGCCTCCCAATGCAAATCCGTTTACAGCGGCGATAATGGGTGTGGATAAGCGCTCTGCAAATGTAAATAAGCGATCGTGACCATCCTTACTCAAAGCCTTCCCTTCTTCCACTGAAAAAGCGGCAAACTCAGAAATATCAGCACCAGCAACAAAGGCTTTTTCACCGCTACCGGTGAGAATGATTGCACGTACAGAGGTGTCTTCATCAGCACGTTGAAGTGCTGTGTGT from Flavobacteriales bacterium carries:
- a CDS encoding oligosaccharide flippase family protein — its product is MSVIRKLASQTAIYGLSSIVARFLNYLLTPLHTSSSVFSESEYGVISEMYAYVSFLIIFLTYGMETAFFRFYSKDEFNKRSVFATTFWTLFSSSSVFIFTCILFAVPLADLLGYKEHPEYVVWFSIVVGLDALSSIPMAYLRAEGKAVRFAVVNILSVLVNIGLNLFFLAYCMPLVKSGQSNWLTETFYDPSIGVGYVFIANLISSFVKFILLAPEMILAFGKWSFSLLEKMLLFGLPLLVAGFAGMINETIDRIMLKHILLPKIGEEAASAQVGIYSAIYKLSIIITLFIQAFRYAAEPFFFAQEKEKNSREVYARVMNYFVIVCAVIFLGVMLYIDVLKHFVPNENYWKALHIVPVLLFANIFLGIYYNQSIWYKLSGHTMYGAYIAIFGATLTLVLNYIFIPEYAYVASAWTTFICYGSMMLISYFLGQKFYPVPYKIWKSIFYLSLAFAIYFASTWIDMEWGLQRFIIHSFLLILFVAVVWMMEKPKKLTHENQNH
- a CDS encoding enoyl-CoA hydratase/isomerase family protein, whose protein sequence is MNYQNLLFRTENGIAYITINRPDKLNALNRDTITELHTALQRADEDTSVRAIILTGSGEKAFVAGADISEFAAFSVEEGKALSKDGHDRLFTFAERLSTPIIAAVNGFALGGGLELAMSCHIRVASDNAKMGLPEVSLGVIPGYGGTQRLAQLVGKGKAFEMIFTAGMITAAEGLQYGLVNYVTPQAELIAKCEEIANKVMKNSPSAIASAIRAVNAGFIAGMDGMQEEVKEFGKCFGTEDFKEGTTAFLEKRKPQFSGK